Proteins encoded in a region of the Streptomyces sp. NBC_00258 genome:
- a CDS encoding carbohydrate kinase family protein, which produces MRIAVSGSIATDHLMTFPGRFADQLVADQLHTVSLSFLVDNLDVRRGGVGANIAFGMGQLGTSPILVGAAGSDFDEYRAWLDRHGVDTASVRISEVLHTARFVCTTDADHNQIGSFYTGAMSEARLIELKAVADRVGGLDLVLIGADDPEGMLRHTEECRTRSIPFAADFSQQIARMNGDEIRLLLDGATYLFSNEYEKGLIESKTGWSDAEILSRVGHRVTTLGARGVRIEGVGADTIEVGVPEETAKVDPTGVGDAFRAGFLSGLAWGVSHERAAQVGCMLATLVIETKGTQEYQLKRSHFLDRFTKAYGHDAAAEVQGHLA; this is translated from the coding sequence GTGCGTATCGCAGTCTCGGGCTCCATCGCCACCGACCACCTCATGACCTTCCCCGGCCGTTTCGCCGACCAGTTGGTCGCGGATCAGCTGCACACGGTCTCCCTCTCCTTCCTGGTCGACAATCTCGACGTACGCCGGGGCGGCGTGGGTGCGAACATCGCCTTCGGCATGGGCCAGCTCGGCACCTCGCCGATCCTGGTCGGGGCGGCGGGCTCCGACTTCGACGAGTACCGCGCCTGGCTGGACAGGCACGGCGTCGACACCGCGTCCGTACGGATCTCGGAGGTGCTGCACACCGCGCGCTTCGTCTGCACCACGGACGCCGACCACAACCAGATCGGCTCCTTCTACACCGGCGCCATGAGCGAGGCCCGTCTCATCGAGCTCAAGGCGGTCGCCGACCGTGTGGGCGGACTCGACCTGGTCCTGATCGGCGCGGACGACCCCGAGGGGATGCTCCGGCACACCGAGGAGTGCCGGACCCGCTCGATCCCCTTCGCCGCCGACTTCTCCCAGCAGATCGCGCGCATGAACGGCGACGAGATCCGGCTGCTGCTCGACGGCGCGACGTACCTCTTCTCGAACGAGTACGAGAAGGGGCTCATCGAGTCGAAGACCGGCTGGAGCGACGCGGAGATCCTTTCGCGGGTCGGCCACCGGGTGACCACCCTCGGGGCGCGTGGGGTGCGGATCGAGGGGGTCGGGGCGGACACGATCGAGGTCGGTGTGCCCGAGGAGACGGCGAAGGTCGACCCCACCGGAGTCGGGGACGCCTTCCGGGCCGGGTTCCTGTCGGGGCTGGCCTGGGGGGTCTCGCACGAGCGGGCCGCGCAGGTGGGCTGCATGCTCGCGACCCTCGTCATCGAGACCAAGGGCACGCAGGAGTACCAGTTGAAGCGGTCGCACTTCCTGGACCGGTTCACGAAGGCGTACGGGCACGACGCCGCGGCGGAGGTTCAAGGGCACCTGGCCTAG